A single Acidaminococcus sp. DNA region contains:
- a CDS encoding radical SAM protein, with protein MQKNGMDLSTKYQITLYLGSQCNLHCAYCHREASDGEGEIAESFLEELKCNPPSSIKFMGGEPLLYMKEIRKVVAAVPKAKFAVSTNGIGIEKHLEYFREHRFQICISYDGAEKDLRGYDPFTALWDYPDLAVSTTLYHGNTDLGAIMAKFREKEKVIGRNLSFFPHLMHVTNETNRKYALTREDYDSILEQYKKYVGLYLSRLKRFGIKDLRYEGLYQTLERRREVQYIYGETYCSNRTIRKVDTKGRQYPCLYIRRQGLSDNWLKEQQDLLDALSPECRQCSVYGMCGGACIVSQVHAQECRFYKALYTWFQKEVNRL; from the coding sequence ATGCAGAAAAATGGTATGGATTTGTCTACAAAGTATCAAATCACCCTTTATCTAGGGAGCCAGTGCAACCTGCATTGTGCCTACTGTCACCGGGAGGCATCGGACGGGGAAGGAGAAATCGCGGAGAGCTTTCTGGAAGAACTGAAGTGCAATCCGCCTTCTTCCATCAAGTTCATGGGCGGGGAGCCTCTCCTTTACATGAAGGAGATCCGGAAAGTGGTGGCTGCGGTGCCTAAAGCGAAATTTGCGGTGAGCACCAACGGCATCGGCATCGAAAAGCACCTGGAGTACTTCCGGGAGCACCGTTTCCAGATTTGCATCAGCTATGACGGGGCGGAAAAGGACTTGCGGGGGTATGATCCTTTCACTGCTCTCTGGGATTACCCGGACCTGGCGGTTTCCACCACCCTGTACCATGGGAATACGGACCTGGGAGCCATTATGGCAAAGTTCCGGGAGAAGGAGAAAGTCATCGGACGGAACCTGTCCTTCTTCCCGCATCTCATGCATGTAACCAACGAGACCAACCGGAAGTATGCTCTGACCCGGGAGGACTATGATTCCATCCTGGAACAGTACAAGAAGTATGTGGGGTTGTATCTGTCCCGGCTGAAACGCTTCGGGATAAAAGATCTGCGGTATGAAGGACTTTACCAGACCCTGGAACGGCGCAGGGAGGTTCAGTACATTTACGGAGAAACCTACTGCAGCAACCGGACCATCCGGAAGGTGGATACCAAAGGACGGCAGTATCCGTGTCTTTATATCCGCCGCCAGGGGCTTTCCGATAACTGGTTGAAGGAACAGCAGGATCTCCTGGATGCCTTGAGTCCCGAATGCCGCCAGTGCTCTGTTTACGGCATGTGCGGCGGGGCCTGTATCGTCAGCCAGGTGCATGCTCAGGAGTGCCGGTTCTACAAGGCCCTCTACACCTGGTTCCAGAAGGAAGTGAACCGGCTATGA